The Lycium ferocissimum isolate CSIRO_LF1 unplaced genomic scaffold, AGI_CSIRO_Lferr_CH_V1 ctg19220, whole genome shotgun sequence region taagttgtttTGTCTAAAagttaaaagatttttttagggtatgactaaaaatgaaaaggatGCTGTATAAATTGAACggatgaaataaagataagaaaaaTCCACAAAGTTACACAAATTAAAAAGGCCTACGTGGATTGTCTTAAAAAGATGAATGAgggaaaaaaatgagaatacAAAAGTTAAAGTGACATCCACGTGAAGGAGCTTCATAGGATCAATTGGTATTGTGAGAATGACAAAATTTAGATTGCCGCTTATATACtatagtaatatatattttgCAAACCTACTACATGAAGGTAGTAGAAATTTGCgttatctttatttttgattgttttaaaatatatttactatTTGATCCCAACACATTAAATATAGGGACATTTTGGTCTTTTCTGCCAAAAtcctcattttcatttccaaatAGAACTCTCGCTTAAACAACTTTCGCTGCCTCCATCGACCCATATTTTCTTTTCACCTCCATGTATTTCTATCTCTCTCCTAATTTTCTCATAATAAagttccaaaaatatttttaagctgGTAAGTCCAACAATCAAAATCTAAGCTAATTCTTGTCAGTTTCATTGTTATAATCTGAAAATGTAAACCCACAATTAAAAGCTACTCAAAATCTAATCAATTTCattattataataaaaatataaactcAATAATCAAAAGCTAAACTAAATTTGaccaatttcatttttataattgGAAAATGTAAACCCAGcaatcaaaaattaaattaaatttaaccTATTACATTATTACAATCTGGAAATGtaaccacaacaatcaaaagtAAAACAAACAAGCCGTTAGACTTCTAATATCTCACCAATCAGTTGTGTGCTctatttaagttatttttttatggTGAAATTACAACAACTCAATTGATTTGTTCAAATTAAACACCCATTCAATTTCCCTAATTCAAGGAGAACCATTTGTAAATGCACGAAAGAATCACATATAGTGACTGTAGAGCAAACTAAAGGCAATTTCCAAAGACAAGAAGGGAAGAAATTGAACGCTTTATGCCAGGGAAAGAGATGAAACAGGGAAAAATCAACGGAGAGAGAAAAAGACAGCTGATAGAAAAGATGAGGAGAAGGAGgtaattttgggaaaatttcagttataaacaatttatgagtcaaaattatatattcatagcccatattttaaattacaaacctcTGACCCAACATTTCGTAACACTGTTTTGAATATTCGGCTTTATACGACGATATACTGACTTTATACACTGTGTAGGCAATGTATcgccttgtataaaagtgtataagaCTAGTATACAAGATTATACAATAAAATATAACTTTATACATCTACGTAGATAATGTATAAAtattgtataaaagtgtataataatgtataaagcggtaaaaaaatgaagaggaaaaaaatgacTATGGCGGGTAAttttaaaaagatgaaattttaaaagggaTAATATTTTGTCATAATTGGCATACAGTGTAAAATTCCACTTTAATTTTTTGACAGAAAGACCAAAATGTCCCTATATTTAATGCGTTGGCATCAAATAGTAAAGAATTTTAGTGAATCACAAAGTAGATATAATGCTAACCTACTACCTTCATGCAGTATGTTAgcaaccccccacccccaccaacaaaccccaaacatatatacacacacgcgcCTCACATAATACTTGAGTGAGGGACTTATCATTTGACAAGTGGACTGTGGGCTCAGAATGCCCAAATAATTTCATCCACCAAAGCTCCAACCTATCTTTGGATGTAAAAAATACTACAAATACTCTAttcttttttattgtttttcttttttgctttttatttttatttttttaatcataactttttcttttttgctaaaCCCACCTATCCTTCTTTATTCTTTGTCCTTCACTTAATTTCTGTCTCTCCTTTATATTTTTGTTTCGTTTTGTTCTATTTTGGATGGTTTTACTGATTAACTAGTTAagtaaaaatcattattttttgttttttgcttaaattattggaaaaagtttaacttcttttttgggaaaaaaaataaaggctgaaaaaaaaaaatattcttcatGATATTATTTTATAGTAAACTCACAAGAGCTGGAAGATACAGATTActtttcatgatattagttATTTTTGTATTGTAATTACCTATTAATAAGTACTCTaacatttaatatttttatatgcACGTACATTTATCACATATTAGGATTTAATTATCTGTTCTCTGAAAAAATTTCATtgttaagtttttttttaaaaaaattaatatttaattatgtaATTATACTTATGCAATCAAACATGATATTATAATTGCggtataattatgttatataaaaattaatctTTCTCTTGCTCTCCGATTTATGTGGCGCGGTTCGGATTACCAAAAAATGAACATcaataatttgaaaaacaaacatacatatttaaaagtGATGAAAACATAAgtccaaataattaaaaattgaaaataactaaacatatataaaaaacaTCGTaggtagaaaaagaaaaaaattatttgtatctcgaaattgaaaaaatgtcacataaattgaaaatgaaaaggtatgtatttGCAATTACTACATTATTACGTAGTAAAACCCTCAAATTCAGACCAACGGAAGAGAAAAAATTGTAACCTCAGGCTCCAAGCCCAGATTTGAAGGACAataattcattttttactttcacTTAATTCATGCATAAAAGAATCTTTTATTGGTTTGCTAAATTGAAATgttgaaacttttcaaaagcaAAATGAAAATGGGCATGGAAATGAAGAACAGAGGacagagaaaatgaagaaaatgaaagaaaataaaaaaataaaataaaaaaaagagagagagacagagTTGTTAGGTGGGGACCGGCAAAATTGCCACTTCTCTAAAATAACAGTGTCAGTTGAGTGAGACATGGAGTAAAAAATTTCTTCACTATATCACTATAAAACTGTACCCTCCACAAGTTCAACAGTAACCAAAACAACCAACTGAATCCTTTAGCCATGATGATAGTTCCCagaatattttcttttcttcagtTTTTTACCCTCTTATATCTGTTCAGTATCGTTTCTTTTGCTACCACCGAGGAAGCAATAGCTCTTCTCAAATGGAAAGCAACTTTTCAAAACAGAATAATTCGTTATTGGCTTCATGGACACTAAGTATTGATGCTTTGTAGGGGCTGGTATGGAGTTATATGCGCTAATGGTGGGGTAAACAAGTTGAATATTACAAATGCTAGTAATCGTTGCACGCTCCATGATTTTCCAATTTCATCTCCCCCCTTTCTGGAATATGTTGATCTTAGAATGAACCAACTCTATGGAACCATCCCGCCTACAATAGGAAACTCGCTAATCTTGTCTATCTTGACTTGTCGGTTGATCAGTTTTCAGGCACAATACCACAACAAATCGGCTCACTAACAAAGCTTGACACCCTCCACATCTTTGACAACCATTTAAATGGTTCAACTCCAGGAGAGTTGGGGAATGTGAAAAATCTCACTGTACTTAAGTTACACGATAATCAACTTACTGTAACTATTCCTACTTCATTTGGCAATTTGAGAAACTTGGATACTCTGTTTCTCCATGCCAACAAACTTTCAAGTTCCATTCCTAAAAAACTTGCCTATTTGGATAACTTGGTTGCGCTTGCAATGGGTGTAAATCAATTTTCAGGCCATTTGCCAGAGCAGCTTTGCCAAGGTGGGAAACTTGAGATCTTCATGGTGATGAGTAACAAGTTGACAGGGCCAATACCAAGAGCTTTTGGTATCTACCAAAAGCTTCGGTTCATTGATTTGAGCGACGATGATTTTCATGGTGAACTAAAACGCAGGCAAGCTGGGAAATGCGAGAGTTTAGTGATTCCGGTGCTAGAAATAACATTAGTGGTAATATACCACCGGAGATTGGAAACGTCAAAGGGCTTGAGGACTTGATCTTTCATCCAATCATTTGGTTTTTACGCgaggaatttggaaaattgACCTCTCTTTGCTTAATCTCTTTTTATGCAAAACAAccatatttaaaattttctaaagGAACTTGGGTCACTAACAAGTTCTTTTGCCCCTCGATAAATAGAACAATAGATTGAATGGGGTGATCCCAAGGAGATTACGTTAACGTGTTTCTCTTGAACCTTAGCAATAACAAATTTGGCAAAAAATTCCAATGGAGATAGGGAGGATTGCTCATTTTAATGTACTTGATTTGAGCCATAATCTTCTTGTTGGAGAAATACCCCATTAGTTTGCCAATTTGAAAGTCTTGGAAAACTTAAATCTTTCCATAATGGCCTTTCTAGCTGTATTCCTGAAGAATTTGAAAGTTTGATTGGTTTGCAGAATCTTGTATTGTCATACAATGAGTTGGAAGtccgataacaaataataaaagCGTTATGAACACCTCGTTAACAACGGTAATAAAGGCTTTTGTGGCAATGTAACGGGATTTCATCCTTGTGAAAGGCCATCCTCTATAGTGAAGAAATCCTCGATAAGCGAAGGGACGTAACTTCATCCTCGTCATTGTACTTCTTATTATAGGAGCGATGTAAATCTTATTTTGTGCTTTCTTTGGTGCTCTCCTTATGTATGATCAAAGTAGGCGAGTTAGAGAGGTTGAAAGATGGGATGATGGTTTGCTTTCGATATCCGTGTAAGATGGAAAGGCATTTTACGGGGACATCTTAAACGAAACGGAGAAGTGTGAAATTTTGCATCGAGCGTGTTTACAAGGTGAACCTTTCATAATTAGGGAATATCGTACAGCAGAAGAGACTTCATTCTTCGTTTTGAGAATACACGTACGAAAAGCTGTGAATGAGGTAAGGGCATTAGCGGGATTAAGCGGCGGAATATTGTGAACCTCTACGGCTATTGTTCGAATGCCTGACACTCGTTCTTGGTTTACGAATAGAGAGAGGGGAGTTTGTCTAGCATATTGAGCAATAAAGTTGAGTCAAAGAAATTGGATTGCTTAAAAGGGTGAATATGTCATCAGGGTGTTGCTTTGCTTTATCTTACATGAACCATGATTGTTCGCACCCATTGCTACGTCGAGACATATCAAAAAATAATGTTTTGCTTGATTCGGGTATGTAGCTCATGTTGCGGACTTTGGCATAGCTAAGCTTCTGCTAGACTCGTCGATTGCGCGTGACTTTGCGACACGTATGACTATGTTGCACCTGGTAGGGTCTAACTTAATTTATTACTtactctgtcctaatttatgtaatACTTTTGcttagaaaattcaagtttGCAGAACTTTaaccaatattttaaaatgtattttttcaccaaattgacatgagaaaagttgcaacttagCGTTTGTTCGGTATGGAGGGAAAATGTGTTCTTCgagaataagtgaatttctgcttattttctcatgttcgtttgggtagtgaaaaataagtgaatttcttacttattttctcgtGTTGGGATGGttggtaaaaaatatttttttggaaaataccCACCCAAGTCATCCCGCCCACCCACGTACCATACCCCCCACGCCCACCTACCCCGCCTCGAAcgcacttcatcttcaccctcCCTAACCCCGTCCAACCTCCTTATTAACCCTCGTTGACCCACCTCCTcccaaattttatatttcatatattttattttacttttataaaaattgagaattatttttattttagaaaaaataattttttggagaGGGTCATAAGGTGGTgcaaaaaaactaaaaagaaaatctttttagaactttttaaagaaaaaaataatgggGTGGGGGTCatggggtgggtggtgtaaaaaaaaaaaaaaactttttaaaacttctttttaagaaaaaaattggaggggggtggggggtcCCCGCGGGGGATGAGTGGGTGGGGAGGGGGGCTGTAAAAAccccaaaaaccaaaaaaaaaaaaaaattaatttttttatttggtttggggAGGGGGTTGGTTAGGTTGCGTGGTAGTAGGGTGGTTGGCGAAATTTCACATgtggacttgttttccctactttaattagggaagtcattttccccaCTTTagaggaacttgttttcctaaagaaaatgttttcaaaaaatttggaccaaacgaacatgagaaaattggaaaacattttccggaaaatgttttcctcctgCGACCACACCATAAAAGTACTTTTCATGcggttttcaaatatataaattttaaccttaaaatattgagttaatcgatccaatttagctttaaaatttagtcgtgactctcgaaaagcgaaaagtattacataaattgggacggagagagtatcctttttcaaaaatttcatgaactatAGTCAAACACTCCATACTGTTTCATCTCATTTACCCGTTTATATTGTTAATACCTTTAGGAAATTGTATTGTTTCAGAGTTGCATATACGATAAAGGTTACGCAAATGTGTGATGTCTATAGCTTTGGAGTATTAGCATTGGAGATAATCAAAGGAAATTATCTTGGTGAATACATTACTCTGGTAGCAAATTCATCGACTATAGATCATGTCTTTGACTTAGTGATTTTCTAGATGAGTGCCTTTCGTATCTTGAAGATAGAGTAATAGAGGATTGGTTTTATTATCAAGCTAGCAAGCTCTTGTTTGGAAACTCCAAATTCAAGGCTAACAATGCACTTCATCTCTCGGGTTATCTTCAATCGATCCATGTCCACCTACTAATGTAAAAAGACGAGCTATATAATCCACGATacgctatgttgctcggactcttcaaaaatgtcaacGGGTGCATGTAggattctccaaaaataggAGAACCCGACATGGATGCGCATTGAAAGTGAAGAGTTCCTTGACTTAGATGATACGTAGGTGCTTTGTATGGAAATGAACAACCTTTGTCACCATTGTGGTTGTGAAATAAGTAGTTTAATGAGAAAGTCTAGGACAAAATTATTACGGGACTATAGTATTGTTGCATTGTCGGTGTGCTTATACGGTTTGTTGTAATAaagtttatacatataatatagaAGTTAATTAGCAGCAGTATTTAATTTCCTAAAAGTAATAAAAGCTAGCTTCACGTTAGCTAAGTACGGATTGGGCTCCTctacattttttttctctccattttccccaagttatATTTTAGATTAGGGACACATGACATGGGTTagaattaatggctaagatttaattgactaaaataagGCTCTAACCATAGTTTACATAATCAATAATTTATccataaatattaaaatattctctctcttccCATGTTACTTCTTCTACACAATAAAATATCTTTGCTCCTTTACTCGGTAATTTctccactttttttttgtttttgtttttttcctacGCAGAATAGAATCtattattcaattggtgatattttccaattttttccaaTTATGACActactaattatttttttcttatgaaTAAGGCACGTgattataaaatattgaagtgcCATCATCCCTGCAATAGCTAATTTTAAAGAGAAAGTCCCAGCGAAAAAATGCAATTAAAAGATTAACTCAaaaagaaattggaagataGAGGGTAAGTTATCAATTCAAAAATAATGAAAGAGCGATTTTCAACTCTTTGTGGATAAAGAAAAACGAAAGGAGCAAAGATATTTTCTGTGTAGGAAAGGTAAAATAGGaaggagagaaaatattttaatatatgtatggataagttattaattatgtaaactAAGATTAGGgccttgttttagtcaattaaattttAGCTATTAATTATAACTCATTCCATGTATCCTTAATCTAAAGTaaaacttggggaaaatggagaggaaGGAAATGGAGAAGAGCTACTTAAGCTAAGTACTAATGTTACGGTCGGATTACTTTTCATAATATAGCTCGAGTTCAATGACAAAAATGatcccttatgtttgagggttGATTCAAAATAGTTCCTAAGTATGCACTTAataattttggtcctttaagtttgtcaaaagtactttttagtCTCCCTAAAATACTTACCAAAGTATGTCGGTAAGATTTGACAAAAGcagtgaaaaaaaaagatttaactataaatatcaataaagtctcatcaaatcctaaaatatataacaaaaagaTTTACACTaaacattaaaaaatatatattaaaaaaagcaGAAATTATACCTCAGTATTTTTTACCACACTCTAgaagtaaaaattaaaaatagcagAAACTATAAAAATTGTaactctaaatgtgagttcccgctaatttttgttattttatagtTCCCTTCAGATCTAGCAGACAGAGTTTGATAAAAATTTGTGAAGattaaaagtgttaactttcaATGATTCTTCTTTCGGCCGAGGGGcaatcggaaacaacctctttcCCCCGTAAAGATAGTGGTAATAGCCTGCGTATATTCTACACTCCCAGAGCCCCACTCATGAGAATTACTCTATGTATGTTATTATTgtaaaagttatatattatTAAGTGCATATTCaggggactattttgaacctaccctcaaaTATAAGGAACCATTTTTGTCATCAAATTACTATAGATCCCAAGAGAACTCTACTTGCCCTTTCACACTTTCCTCTAAGCCCGTCAACTGGTCCGGTTTAACCGGTTAAAACCggtaaccggaccggtaaaaCCGGAATCGGTTGAACCGGTTAACCGTATATtttttaccggtccggttttaatttttttgaaaccgaaaccggaccggttaaaccggtgaaattaatttttattttttattttttatagccGTTGGGCTGGTGGACGTTATTGGACCgttggcaacggtccatttgcaaaaatggtcgttgccaaacggccatttactcttttttt contains the following coding sequences:
- the LOC132042932 gene encoding MDIS1-interacting receptor like kinase 2-like produces the protein MKRGWYGVICANGGNEPTLWNHPAYNRKLANLVYLDLSVDQFSGTIPQQIGSLTKLDTLHIFDNHLNGSTPGELGNVKNLTVLKLHDNQLTVTIPTSFGNLRNLDTLFLHANKLSSSIPKKLAYLDNLVALAMGVNQFSGHLPEQLCQGGKLEIFMVMSNKLTGPIPRAFGIYQKLRFIDLSDDDFHGELKRRQAGKCESLVIPVLEITLVVIYHRRLETSKGLRT